From a single bacterium genomic region:
- a CDS encoding ATP-binding protein: MYKKLYFYIFFPTLLFLLGLYFASEKVLERGINSLHQENLRDFAFSIIEGYGESLFSIEKRDELFTNLLSLDSLTGNRITVIDTSGIVIFDTRKNPKNMDNHRWRPEVVEALDGKIGFFQRESQTLKRRMFYCAVPVIKGDTIIGVLRVSEPEEKLFESYKKFKTNYIIFILVVSAVIFLILTILESKYRKDIFLFLQAFKKLSENDFSVKILRSKDDPLRELAEHFNATAEKLMKSYRALQETEQKLKEILETIPIPIAIVDNQLNLIYSNLSFKKLFSSDVGTDLSTLTSLEILRHARAILKEKADEIKYEILWKERHLQVYLKKLGDIPQIIIIAIDITDTFEKERIKKELITHVSHDLRTPLTIIKGYAETILEENSDSKINSYVETILKAVDELSQLVAKLNTLSKLENLLEVEIKEINLKDFIESIIIPFEHIASKKGLEFHHSIETDTETIKSDPEKLKMILINLLDNALKFTEKGKVELNIEKKGNKLKITVSDTGPGIPENLRARIFERFFTMDKSRGAGFGLGLAIVKHAVQLLKGIIEVESQIGFGTTFTITIPEV, from the coding sequence TTGTACAAAAAATTGTACTTTTATATCTTTTTCCCTACCCTTTTATTCCTTCTGGGGCTATATTTTGCATCGGAAAAGGTGCTGGAAAGGGGGATAAACTCTCTTCACCAGGAAAATCTTCGAGACTTTGCTTTTTCCATCATAGAAGGTTATGGAGAATCTCTTTTTTCCATTGAAAAAAGAGATGAGCTCTTTACCAATTTGCTTTCCCTTGATTCCCTTACGGGAAACAGGATAACGGTTATCGACACCAGCGGAATTGTGATTTTTGATACGAGAAAAAACCCAAAAAACATGGACAACCACCGCTGGAGACCAGAAGTTGTTGAAGCATTGGATGGCAAAATAGGATTCTTCCAAAGGGAAAGCCAGACTCTGAAGAGAAGAATGTTCTACTGCGCAGTCCCTGTGATAAAAGGTGATACCATCATAGGGGTCCTTAGAGTTAGCGAACCAGAAGAAAAGCTATTTGAAAGCTACAAAAAATTCAAAACCAACTACATCATCTTTATTTTGGTTGTATCAGCAGTGATATTTCTAATTCTAACAATCCTTGAATCCAAATACAGGAAAGACATCTTTCTCTTTTTACAAGCATTCAAAAAACTATCGGAAAATGACTTTAGTGTTAAGATTTTGAGAAGTAAAGATGATCCGCTTAGAGAACTTGCAGAACATTTCAACGCAACAGCTGAAAAATTAATGAAAAGTTATAGAGCTCTGCAAGAAACCGAACAAAAACTAAAAGAAATTCTCGAAACAATCCCTATTCCCATCGCTATTGTAGATAACCAACTTAATCTGATTTACTCCAATCTTTCCTTTAAAAAACTTTTCTCAAGCGATGTGGGGACAGACCTTTCGACTCTAACTTCACTGGAAATTTTAAGACATGCAAGAGCAATCTTGAAAGAAAAAGCCGACGAAATTAAATACGAAATCCTATGGAAAGAGAGACACCTTCAGGTTTACCTGAAAAAACTGGGCGATATCCCACAAATTATTATAATAGCAATTGACATTACTGATACTTTTGAAAAAGAGAGAATCAAAAAAGAACTCATCACCCACGTCTCCCATGACCTAAGAACTCCTCTCACTATTATAAAAGGCTACGCGGAAACCATTCTTGAAGAAAACAGTGATAGCAAAATAAACTCATACGTTGAAACAATTCTTAAAGCTGTAGACGAACTATCCCAGCTTGTAGCAAAACTCAATACCCTTTCAAAACTGGAAAATCTTCTGGAAGTAGAGATCAAAGAAATCAATCTGAAGGATTTTATTGAAAGCATAATTATACCCTTCGAGCACATTGCAAGTAAGAAGGGCCTTGAATTTCACCATTCAATTGAAACGGATACTGAAACCATAAAAAGTGACCCTGAAAAGTTAAAGATGATCCTTATCAATCTCCTTGATAACGCTTTAAAATTCACCGAAAAAGGAAAAGTGGAGCTGAATATAGAAAAGAAAGGAAACAAACTTAAAATAACAGTTAGTGATACAGGCCCCGGTATCCCTGAAAATTTAAGAGCCAGAATCTTTGAAAGGTTTTTCACTATGGATAAGTCAAGAGGAGCAGGTTTTGGACTGGGACTTGCCATTGTAAAACATGCTGTCCAATTATTAAAGGGGATTATTGAAGTTGAAAGCCAAATTGGCTTTGGAACTACATTTACTATAACAATCCCGGAAGTTTAA
- the pstA gene encoding phosphate ABC transporter permease PstA, with amino-acid sequence MRRRKFLDKAFKVGILIFSFFTIIPLLIILFTLIKWGISAINLDLITKVSRPVGERGGALNSIVGTLIITTVATLIATPISIFAGVYVAEFPDKFLSKVTAISSRLIAGIPSIVIGVVTYLWCVKPMRGYSALAGSIALAIMMIPNLVTATVESIMMIPKDFKEASRALGANLTNTTLKVIIPFAIPGILTGLLTSFARVAGETAPLLFTSFGNPFMNLNLLKPMNALPLLIYNYATSPYKEWHQIAWGASLILILIVFLISILAKLGVRKRKM; translated from the coding sequence ATGAGGAGAAGAAAATTTCTGGACAAAGCCTTTAAAGTGGGAATTTTAATATTTTCCTTTTTTACCATTATTCCCCTCCTAATAATACTTTTCACACTGATAAAATGGGGAATCAGTGCCATTAATCTTGACCTCATCACAAAGGTTTCACGACCTGTTGGTGAAAGGGGAGGAGCATTAAACTCCATAGTGGGCACGTTGATCATTACCACAGTTGCCACCCTTATTGCTACACCCATTTCCATTTTTGCGGGCGTTTATGTCGCAGAATTTCCAGATAAGTTTTTAAGTAAGGTTACTGCTATAAGTTCCCGACTAATTGCGGGGATCCCATCAATTGTAATAGGGGTAGTAACCTACCTCTGGTGCGTGAAACCAATGAGAGGATATTCTGCATTAGCAGGAAGTATTGCTCTCGCAATAATGATGATACCCAATTTGGTAACCGCCACAGTCGAAAGCATCATGATGATTCCCAAGGATTTCAAAGAAGCAAGCCGTGCTCTTGGGGCAAACCTCACTAACACCACATTGAAAGTAATAATACCTTTCGCCATTCCAGGAATTCTTACGGGTCTTCTAACAAGCTTTGCGAGAGTTGCTGGTGAAACAGCACCCCTCCTTTTCACCAGTTTTGGAAATCCGTTTATGAACCTTAATCTTTTAAAACCGATGAATGCATTGCCCTTGTTAATATACAACTATGCGACCAGTCCATACAAAGAGTGGCATCAGATCGCCTGGGGTGCATCCCTTATACTAATCCTAATAGTGTTTTTAATCAGTATTCTCGCAAAATTGGGAGTTAGAAAACGGAAAATGTAA
- a CDS encoding glycerol-3-phosphate acyltransferase, with protein sequence MKVFVSILIGYLYGSIPIGYLLGKIKGVDITKEGFKKIGTSNVYKVLGLPYAVLTFIFDFTKGIIVVLISQTLLSIHKEIVFLSGLAAILGHNFPIWLKFRGQGRGVAASLGLSAYLLPSLTIKAFAFYVIITLTLKSTAPATPVFFILLPILGWATKQPPWALHFTLSLLAVFIITRLIGGFNYIRQSTNKLKALWDIYVWDKIE encoded by the coding sequence ATGAAAGTCTTTGTCTCTATATTAATTGGATATCTTTACGGCTCTATTCCTATTGGATATTTACTGGGAAAGATAAAGGGAGTTGACATTACAAAAGAAGGATTTAAAAAGATAGGCACATCCAACGTCTACAAAGTTCTGGGGCTTCCATACGCAGTTTTGACCTTTATCTTTGACTTTACAAAGGGAATAATTGTTGTATTAATTTCTCAAACGTTACTTTCTATCCATAAAGAAATTGTATTTCTTTCGGGACTTGCAGCAATTCTGGGCCACAATTTCCCCATCTGGCTTAAATTTAGGGGACAGGGAAGAGGAGTAGCCGCTTCCCTCGGCCTTTCAGCTTACCTCTTACCATCATTAACTATCAAGGCATTTGCTTTCTACGTCATAATTACCTTAACTCTAAAAAGCACAGCACCGGCAACGCCCGTTTTTTTCATTCTTCTACCCATTTTGGGTTGGGCTACTAAGCAACCTCCTTGGGCTTTGCACTTCACCTTGAGCCTATTAGCGGTCTTTATAATTACCAGGCTAATAGGGGGATTTAATTACATCAGACAGAGTACAAATAAATTAAAGGCACTGTGGGACATATACGTATGGGATAAAATCGAATGA
- a CDS encoding DUF438 domain-containing protein, whose protein sequence is MSELFGKDLNRKKEALKELIKKIHEGENPEELKRRFRENFGDVTSEEIARVEEELIKEGFPREEIVRLCEVHLAVFRESVQREQASAGKTSPFHPINILMKEHEIMLENAKRMVSLLKGHNSESFLKDERAFSTLEDLIHHFKEAEKHYLREENALFPLLEKYEVTEPPKIMWMEHDSIREIKKNLFTLFERYKNSPNTKDYGEMTTYAEKLFTTINSHFFKENSVLFPTALRVAKDEEWEKVKKDFDEIGYCCFYPQPHLLKEKKEEATVSEGSIKLPSGSFNLNELIAVLNTLPVDITFVDKNDEVKFFNETKDRIFVRTRGVIGRKVQNCHPQKSVHIVEKILKEFKEGKRDVADFWIWVKGRYILIRYFAVRDEKGDYLGTLEVSQDITDIKRLEGEKRLLDWE, encoded by the coding sequence ATGAGTGAGCTTTTCGGAAAGGACCTGAATAGAAAGAAAGAGGCTCTAAAGGAGCTCATAAAGAAAATCCATGAGGGAGAAAATCCTGAGGAACTCAAAAGGAGGTTTAGGGAAAACTTTGGGGACGTTACCAGTGAAGAGATTGCGAGGGTCGAAGAAGAACTGATAAAGGAGGGGTTCCCAAGGGAGGAAATTGTTCGGCTTTGTGAGGTTCACCTGGCGGTTTTTAGAGAATCTGTTCAAAGAGAGCAGGCATCTGCAGGAAAAACTTCCCCCTTCCACCCTATAAATATTCTGATGAAAGAGCACGAGATAATGCTTGAAAATGCGAAAAGAATGGTTAGCTTGCTCAAAGGTCATAACAGCGAGTCTTTCCTAAAAGATGAAAGGGCATTCTCAACTTTGGAAGACCTTATTCATCATTTCAAAGAGGCAGAAAAACACTACCTGAGAGAGGAAAACGCACTATTTCCTCTTCTTGAAAAATACGAAGTTACTGAACCACCAAAAATTATGTGGATGGAACACGATTCCATTAGGGAGATTAAGAAAAATCTATTCACTCTTTTTGAACGGTACAAGAATTCGCCTAATACTAAGGATTATGGTGAAATGACGACGTATGCAGAAAAGCTGTTTACCACAATAAATAGCCACTTTTTCAAGGAAAATTCAGTGCTTTTTCCTACTGCTTTAAGGGTTGCGAAGGATGAAGAGTGGGAAAAGGTCAAAAAAGATTTTGATGAGATTGGTTACTGCTGTTTTTATCCTCAACCTCACCTTTTGAAAGAAAAGAAGGAAGAGGCGACGGTATCCGAAGGCAGTATCAAATTACCCAGTGGTTCTTTCAACTTGAATGAACTTATAGCGGTTCTAAATACCCTCCCTGTTGATATAACCTTTGTGGATAAGAATGACGAGGTAAAGTTTTTCAACGAAACAAAGGATAGGATCTTTGTCAGAACGAGGGGAGTTATAGGTAGAAAGGTTCAAAATTGCCATCCCCAAAAGAGCGTACATATAGTGGAAAAGATTCTAAAGGAATTTAAAGAGGGTAAAAGAGATGTAGCGGATTTCTGGATTTGGGTCAAAGGTAGGTATATTCTAATAAGGTATTTTGCAGTAAGAGACGAAAAAGGCGATTATCTTGGCACCTTAGAGGTGAGTCAGGATATTACCGATATCAAAAGGCTTGAAGGTGAGAAGAGACTTCTGGATTGGGAGTGA
- the pstS gene encoding phosphate ABC transporter substrate-binding protein PstS — translation MRKILLATLFLGLAGSVKAQGVELTGAGATFPYPLYSKMFDVYYQTTGIKVNYQAIGSGGGIQQLIAKTVDFAGSDAPMTADEENKAGAEVLHIPTCLGAVVITFNLKGINELKLAPDIVADIYLGNITHWNDNRIQKLNPNIKLPKLPITPVYRADGSGTTFVFSDYLTKADIKWAEKMGRGKSLNWPRGVGGKGNAGVAALINQIEGAIGYVELAYAKQNNMPVALIKNKKGNFVKPDLKSISKAADVKIPEHLKVSITDTDNPEGYPISSFTWILVYKDLSYLKDRKKAKELYKLLHWMTHEGQHYTMELDYAPLPERVVKIIEKNLTTITFEGKRLQ, via the coding sequence ATGAGAAAAATTCTTTTGGCCACCCTCTTTTTGGGTCTCGCAGGTAGCGTAAAGGCTCAGGGAGTAGAGCTCACTGGGGCAGGGGCTACTTTCCCCTACCCCCTCTACTCCAAAATGTTTGATGTCTACTACCAGACCACAGGAATCAAAGTAAACTACCAGGCTATTGGTTCTGGTGGAGGAATTCAACAGTTAATTGCAAAAACCGTTGATTTCGCAGGTTCCGACGCGCCAATGACCGCTGACGAGGAAAACAAGGCAGGTGCGGAGGTCCTCCATATTCCAACCTGCCTCGGCGCAGTGGTAATAACCTTCAACCTGAAAGGTATCAACGAGTTAAAACTTGCCCCTGACATCGTAGCAGACATTTACCTCGGCAACATAACCCATTGGAACGACAATAGAATTCAGAAACTGAATCCCAACATAAAGTTACCAAAACTCCCGATAACACCAGTTTACAGAGCTGATGGAAGCGGAACCACCTTTGTCTTCTCAGACTACCTTACAAAAGCAGATATAAAATGGGCAGAAAAAATGGGGAGAGGAAAGTCACTAAACTGGCCAAGAGGTGTTGGCGGTAAAGGCAATGCGGGCGTTGCTGCACTCATTAATCAAATAGAAGGCGCTATCGGCTATGTTGAATTAGCCTATGCTAAGCAAAACAACATGCCTGTGGCACTCATCAAAAACAAGAAAGGAAATTTTGTAAAGCCAGACCTTAAGTCTATTTCAAAGGCAGCCGATGTGAAGATCCCTGAACACCTTAAAGTCTCCATAACCGATACCGATAATCCCGAGGGTTATCCGATTTCCAGTTTCACCTGGATACTGGTTTATAAAGACCTTTCTTACCTCAAGGATAGAAAAAAAGCAAAGGAGCTCTACAAACTCCTCCACTGGATGACCCACGAAGGACAGCACTACACCATGGAACTCGACTACGCTCCTCTGCCAGAAAGAGTAGTTAAAATCATAGAAAAGAATCTCACCACAATAACTTTTGAAGGCAAAAGGCTTCAATGA
- a CDS encoding DNA-binding protein: protein MEIRKEGSYIAVVMDHGEDLEGNLKTLAEMEKGAHLLVIASALGMLEKVKMGYWNGEKYEIHEANEPVELLGISGIITPQTDPNFHLHIIVGLRNGQVMGGHFIEARVCNTLEMFLVEFGIPVIRKEIGGLKKLRFTK from the coding sequence ATGGAAATCAGAAAAGAGGGTTCCTATATTGCAGTAGTAATGGACCACGGTGAGGATTTAGAGGGCAACCTAAAGACCCTCGCGGAAATGGAAAAAGGAGCGCACCTTCTTGTGATCGCCTCCGCTCTTGGAATGTTGGAAAAGGTTAAAATGGGTTACTGGAACGGGGAAAAATATGAAATACACGAAGCCAATGAACCTGTAGAACTTCTTGGAATTTCTGGAATAATCACACCCCAAACCGATCCAAACTTTCACCTTCATATTATTGTTGGCCTTAGGAACGGTCAGGTTATGGGTGGCCACTTTATAGAAGCCAGAGTATGCAACACTCTTGAAATGTTCTTAGTAGAATTTGGCATTCCCGTAATCCGTAAGGAAATCGGTGGCCTTAAAAAGCTAAGATTTACGAAATAG
- the phoU gene encoding phosphate signaling complex protein PhoU: protein MLEEKLKNINMEILDYHAHVTYMFKNAINGLLSKNAEILKKVIEKDEVYANEKENLIDELCLDFIALYSPRAKVLRTVAMMLKMNNDLERIGDHATNIAQSALILINYPEVKEINSLISLMASKTLEMLKESLEAYLKEDTSLATSVLQKDDEIDRLNQKILKKSTSLCSTNQINPEMLIEFTAISSNIERVADHATNLAEDVIYAVSGKIYRHGHFRNKSDTSF from the coding sequence ATGCTGGAGGAAAAACTAAAAAACATAAATATGGAAATATTGGACTACCATGCCCATGTGACCTACATGTTTAAAAATGCAATAAATGGCCTACTGTCAAAAAATGCAGAAATACTTAAAAAAGTGATTGAAAAAGACGAAGTCTACGCCAACGAAAAAGAAAACTTAATTGACGAACTCTGTCTGGATTTTATTGCATTGTACTCCCCAAGGGCTAAGGTATTAAGAACGGTTGCAATGATGTTAAAGATGAACAATGACCTTGAAAGGATTGGTGATCACGCAACAAACATAGCACAGAGTGCGCTTATTCTGATTAACTACCCTGAAGTAAAAGAAATAAACTCTTTAATCTCTTTAATGGCATCAAAAACTCTTGAAATGTTAAAGGAGTCCCTTGAGGCTTACTTGAAGGAAGACACAAGCCTTGCTACCTCTGTCCTACAAAAGGATGATGAAATTGATAGACTGAATCAGAAAATCCTGAAAAAATCAACCTCGCTATGTTCAACCAACCAAATTAACCCAGAAATGCTCATCGAATTCACTGCTATCTCTTCAAATATTGAAAGGGTGGCAGATCATGCAACCAATTTAGCCGAGGATGTAATTTACGCGGTCTCAGGGAAAATTTACAGACATGGCCACTTTAGAAATAAATCAGATACCTCTTTTTAA
- the pstB gene encoding phosphate ABC transporter ATP-binding protein PstB, whose product MRVEDLNVFYGSHQVLFNINLKVPEKKITAIMGPSGCGKSTLLRSINRMHELYKDVTVMGKIYLGGKDIFEMSPEDVRAKVGMVFQRPNPFPHMSIYDNVIAGYILRGIKLKREEKDEIVERNLKAVGLWDEVKDKLFKRGTFLSGGQQQRLCIARALAMNPDIILLDEPTSSLDPQATAKIEELLVNLKEKVTILIVTHNIGQASRISDFVAFLYNGVLVEFGPSAKIFTTPEKKVTEEFLSGKLG is encoded by the coding sequence TTGAGAGTAGAGGATCTCAATGTGTTTTATGGGAGCCACCAGGTCCTTTTCAACATAAATCTAAAAGTACCAGAGAAAAAAATTACTGCAATTATGGGTCCATCAGGATGTGGAAAATCCACTCTACTCCGATCAATAAACCGAATGCATGAGTTGTACAAAGATGTTACCGTCATGGGTAAAATTTACCTTGGGGGCAAAGATATCTTTGAGATGTCCCCTGAAGATGTGAGGGCAAAGGTTGGAATGGTATTTCAGAGGCCCAATCCGTTCCCTCATATGAGTATCTACGACAATGTCATCGCAGGATACATTTTGAGGGGAATAAAACTAAAAAGGGAAGAAAAGGACGAGATTGTGGAAAGAAACTTAAAGGCTGTTGGGTTATGGGATGAAGTTAAAGATAAACTCTTTAAAAGAGGCACCTTTCTCTCTGGAGGACAACAGCAGAGACTTTGTATCGCGAGGGCCCTCGCAATGAATCCAGACATAATTCTTCTGGATGAGCCCACTTCTTCCCTCGATCCTCAGGCCACTGCAAAAATAGAGGAATTGCTGGTAAACCTTAAAGAAAAAGTTACCATTCTCATCGTAACCCACAACATAGGACAGGCTTCGAGAATTTCGGACTTTGTGGCATTTCTCTACAACGGTGTCCTTGTAGAATTCGGTCCATCAGCAAAAATTTTTACAACACCGGAAAAGAAAGTCACGGAGGAATTTTTATCAGGTAAACTTGGATGA
- the pstC gene encoding phosphate ABC transporter permease subunit PstC, giving the protein MIEKNKNINGEGELKLPFALFRVNLSQDAIFSNLLKASALLVSVIISAFMLTLFLSSWPFIKTFGLKPLISNVWDPIKETYGALPFIATTLFVSVLALLLSVPFSLSVAFLTKTKNTSETVKNIITTALNLIAAIPSVIYGFWGLFALAPIVRVIQLKLGYPPYGVGIFTAVIVLTIMIIPMSASIASEVLKLVSKDVEEASYALGANTFETNLKVLLPVAKSGILAGFLLSLGRALGETMAVTMVIGNFNNFPANLFAPGNTIASLIANQFNEASGVHQSALIFLGLILFLITLIFNFLGNLLIVRRQQK; this is encoded by the coding sequence ATGATTGAAAAGAACAAAAACATTAATGGCGAAGGGGAGTTGAAACTCCCCTTCGCCTTATTTAGAGTCAACCTTTCTCAAGATGCTATTTTTTCCAACCTTTTAAAGGCCTCAGCCCTTCTTGTATCGGTGATAATCTCAGCCTTTATGCTAACCCTTTTCTTATCGAGCTGGCCCTTTATTAAAACCTTTGGCCTTAAACCACTTATTTCCAACGTATGGGATCCTATTAAAGAAACCTACGGTGCATTACCCTTTATTGCCACCACCCTCTTTGTTTCCGTTCTCGCCCTTCTTTTATCTGTGCCTTTCTCCTTGTCAGTAGCCTTTCTTACAAAGACTAAAAATACATCAGAAACCGTGAAAAACATTATAACCACAGCCCTTAACCTAATTGCAGCAATCCCCTCAGTAATTTATGGATTTTGGGGCCTCTTCGCTTTGGCTCCGATAGTAAGAGTAATTCAGTTAAAACTGGGATATCCTCCCTATGGGGTTGGTATCTTTACAGCGGTAATTGTTCTGACCATTATGATAATCCCTATGTCTGCCTCCATCGCTTCTGAAGTGCTAAAGCTTGTGTCCAAAGACGTTGAAGAAGCTTCTTATGCATTGGGTGCTAATACTTTTGAAACAAATCTGAAAGTCTTGCTTCCGGTGGCTAAATCAGGTATTTTAGCAGGTTTTCTCCTCTCCTTAGGAAGGGCTTTAGGGGAGACAATGGCAGTAACCATGGTAATTGGTAACTTTAACAACTTTCCAGCTAACCTCTTCGCACCGGGTAATACCATTGCAAGCCTCATAGCTAATCAATTCAATGAAGCCTCGGGTGTACATCAGAGTGCCTTGATATTTCTCGGTCTTATTCTCTTTCTGATTACCTTAATTTTCAACTTCCTTGGAAACCTTCTAATAGTGAGGAGGCAGCAGAAATGA
- a CDS encoding glycosyltransferase family 2 protein, which produces MYFVLSILGILAGLFLFTKPVFLEKKSKKQDLFLSIIIPAKNEAHNLPYLLNSLRNQTYKNYEVIVVDDESQDNTAEVARSFGAKVIEIKEKPKEFLGKPFACFTGYQNARGKILLFVDADVRFNSPDALAKIVGEIENFEGVISIWPYHNIQYFYENFSAIYAILSSMASRSFSLISKRVTIKGLYGPLIAIKRYHYEKIGTHEALKNEVVEDFKLGSLLAKNGIPIKNFLGGEDISFRMYPGGLKDLWKGWTKNSALGAATVDWGVVIPILIFLIGSLIPFVFLTNPPFHYLYIMYSALIFHFLKRLGNFWFIVPIIYPLFVIFTLSIIAYSFYTTYILGVVEWKGVKIFTKG; this is translated from the coding sequence ATGTATTTTGTCTTATCTATTTTGGGGATTTTGGCAGGTCTATTCTTATTCACGAAACCGGTCTTTCTCGAAAAGAAAAGCAAAAAACAGGACTTATTTCTTTCTATCATCATACCCGCTAAAAATGAAGCCCACAACCTTCCATACCTTTTGAACAGTCTCAGAAACCAAACTTACAAAAACTACGAAGTGATAGTCGTTGATGACGAGTCGCAAGACAATACCGCGGAAGTTGCCAGGTCTTTTGGGGCAAAGGTTATTGAAATTAAAGAAAAACCCAAAGAATTTTTGGGAAAGCCCTTTGCCTGCTTCACAGGATACCAAAATGCAAGAGGTAAAATCCTTCTTTTCGTTGATGCAGATGTCCGTTTCAACTCTCCCGATGCACTTGCGAAAATCGTGGGCGAAATAGAGAATTTTGAGGGCGTTATTTCCATCTGGCCTTACCACAACATACAGTATTTTTACGAAAATTTCAGCGCTATATATGCCATCCTCTCCTCCATGGCCTCCCGGAGTTTTTCTCTCATTTCAAAAAGGGTTACAATTAAAGGGCTTTACGGGCCATTAATCGCAATAAAGCGTTACCATTATGAAAAAATAGGAACACACGAAGCCTTGAAAAATGAAGTTGTAGAAGACTTCAAACTGGGAAGCTTACTTGCAAAGAACGGAATACCCATTAAAAATTTTCTCGGCGGTGAAGACATTTCTTTCAGGATGTATCCAGGCGGGCTTAAAGACCTATGGAAAGGGTGGACCAAAAACTCCGCCCTTGGGGCTGCGACAGTGGACTGGGGAGTAGTTATTCCCATACTAATTTTTCTGATCGGCTCTCTGATACCTTTTGTATTTTTAACAAATCCCCCTTTCCACTACCTATACATTATGTATTCCGCCCTTATATTCCATTTCCTTAAACGCCTGGGGAACTTCTGGTTCATCGTTCCCATTATATATCCCCTATTCGTCATTTTTACGCTATCTATAATAGCCTACTCCTTCTACACAACCTATATACTCGGGGTTGTGGAGTGGAAAGGGGTTAAAATTTTCACAAAAGGTTGA
- a CDS encoding chloride channel protein, whose protein sequence is MIKREISAPYKYIVLGLLSGLSAGAGALFFDRFVEAAKKLFLENLSQFYINKPLAGPLIFYHDRWYLIPLALAFGGILVGLVTRFFAKEAAGHGTDSVIRAYHAEEDIPIKIPMAKIVASAITLGTGGSAGKEGPMTQIGAGLSSFFAKVFGFDEKDRKIALAAGLGAGVGAIFKVPIGGAILSAEILYKQDMETDVLYSSVVASATSFAIFGFFRGYQPIFTVPGFAFDPKLLPLFVIEGFLCGFLGILFIKMFTGIDLFFKKMRIEGMLKPAIGGLIVGIIGLFFPHVLGSGYERIQFLLSGFQEKLNIPIPYWLFLFILPFLKMFATSVTLGSGGSGGVFAPGMVIGGFIGAFWGYVFKTIMPGIVTSEVPFIVVGMTSFFGATGKISLSIIPMVIEMTGNLHVVPYAMISNVVATLITGQNTIYPSQKLKRGI, encoded by the coding sequence ATGATAAAGCGAGAAATTTCTGCTCCATATAAGTACATTGTGCTTGGTCTCTTGAGTGGTTTAAGTGCTGGTGCGGGGGCACTCTTTTTTGACAGATTTGTTGAGGCTGCGAAAAAATTATTTTTGGAAAACCTCTCCCAATTTTACATTAATAAACCGTTGGCAGGCCCACTAATTTTCTATCATGATAGGTGGTATTTAATTCCCTTGGCTTTAGCCTTTGGAGGGATTTTGGTGGGACTTGTTACCCGATTTTTTGCAAAAGAAGCGGCGGGGCACGGTACCGATTCTGTAATTAGAGCTTATCATGCGGAAGAAGACATTCCGATTAAGATACCCATGGCGAAAATTGTAGCCTCTGCCATTACCCTTGGAACAGGAGGTAGTGCTGGTAAAGAGGGACCTATGACCCAGATTGGAGCAGGACTTTCTTCCTTCTTTGCAAAAGTTTTCGGATTTGATGAGAAGGATAGAAAAATAGCTCTGGCAGCTGGTTTGGGAGCAGGAGTTGGGGCAATTTTTAAAGTTCCTATTGGTGGCGCAATTTTAAGTGCCGAGATCCTTTACAAACAAGATATGGAAACGGATGTGCTTTATTCATCTGTGGTAGCCAGTGCTACAAGTTTCGCAATTTTTGGCTTCTTCAGGGGCTATCAACCAATATTCACGGTGCCTGGGTTTGCCTTTGATCCCAAATTGCTTCCTCTATTTGTAATTGAAGGTTTTCTTTGTGGATTTCTGGGAATATTGTTTATAAAAATGTTTACAGGTATAGACTTATTTTTCAAAAAAATGAGAATTGAAGGGATGCTTAAGCCTGCCATAGGTGGGTTAATAGTGGGAATCATAGGGTTATTCTTTCCCCATGTCCTTGGTTCTGGGTATGAGAGAATACAGTTCTTACTATCAGGTTTTCAGGAAAAACTAAATATCCCGATACCTTACTGGCTTTTTCTTTTTATTCTCCCTTTTTTGAAAATGTTTGCCACCTCAGTAACTCTTGGTTCTGGAGGAAGTGGCGGCGTATTTGCGCCAGGTATGGTGATAGGCGGTTTTATAGGAGCTTTTTGGGGTTATGTCTTTAAAACGATAATGCCAGGAATTGTGACCTCTGAAGTGCCTTTTATCGTCGTTGGAATGACTTCTTTTTTTGGAGCTACTGGGAAAATAAGCCTTTCCATAATTCCTATGGTGATAGAGATGACAGGGAATTTACATGTAGTTCCTTATGCGATGATTTCTAATGTGGTCGCAACTCTGATTACGGGACAAAACACCATTTATCCATCACAAAAATTAAAAAGAGGTATCTGA